ACAACCGAACTCACTCAGGAACTGCCAATGGGTCAGTACACACTTCCGAAAGCGGGTTTCGCGATGAGCCGATCGGTCGAGTCGACGCGAGTGGAAGACATCCCGGCCACGAACGCCCACGACGGCAGCCTCTGCCGCGCCCTGCGACTGATGCGGGAGCTGTCGCTGCGTCCCGCAGGAGTGGGGGTGTCCGAACTCTCCCGCAGGCTCGACATTCCCAAACCCAGCGTTTACCGCATGTTGCGCACGATGCGGCGACTGCGCTTCGTCCGTGAGGTCGAGCACGTCTACTTTCCCGGTGAGGAGTTGCGAAGTCTCGCACGCGCTCTCACCGCCCGGGCGGACTCGCGGGTGCTGCGCGAGGTCCTGACCCCCGTCATGGTCGATCTCCACCGCGAGGCGGGACTACCGGTGAAGCTGACGGTGCTGCGCGGCCACGACGTCGTCGTGCTGCAGGCGGTACACGGGGTCCGCGCCGGGGAACGGCCGGAGGTGGGACGGCGGATGCCCGCCCACAGCGGCGCGGGAGGCAGGGTGCTGCTCGCATTCGCGGCCGGAGAGGGGCACCAGGTGGAGCACGCGGTTTCGGGAGGACACCTCGACACCGCCCCGCCCGACCGGTTCGACGAGATCCGCCGGTCGGGGGTCTCGGTGGAACGACCCCGGCCGGGTTGGACGGAACTCGCCGCTCCCGTGTTCGACCACCTCAGGCGGCCGGTAGCCGCACTGGTCGTCAGCGGCCCCACCAGGGCGGTGAACGTGTCGGACGCCACGATGGCGCTCAGGCGGGCGGCGTTCGAGGCGGCGAGGCTGCTGCCCGCCGGATCCGAACTCCCCGGCTGACCTCTTCGATGGCTCTTGACCATCCGCTGTGGACCGCTCTCCTGGTGGGACGCCGTGTCGGCGGCCGGTTCCGCGGGTCGAAGCGCCCACCCGCCCCGGCCCGCTCAGGAGCACCCGGCGACCTCGCGCAGGATCTCCCGCAGCACGGCGGTGTCGCGCCCCGACCTGCCGACTCCGAGTCCGTCGAGCGGAGCCTCGTCACGCATGGCGCGAAACGTGCCGGGGAACACCGCACCGCCGTAGAGCAGCCTGGTGGCTCCGCTGCGATCGGCCGAGAGTCGTCGGAGTTCGTGCAGCACGGTGCCCACGTGTGCCGGGTCGGCCCCGCTGTCCGCTCCGATGGCCCAGCGCGGTTCGTAGAGGAACGCCACAGGGGCTTCCGAGGGCACGGCCCGCAGCACCGCGGCGGCCTGCTCGCGGCTCCTCGCCGCGGCCGAGCTCGGAGTGGTTCGCTCGTCCTCGCCAATGCACGCGATCGGGACGATTCCGGCGGCGGTGGCCGCCGACGCCCTGCGTGCCGTCGAGTGGTCGTCCTCGCCGAAGAGCGCGCGTCGTTCGGAGTGCCCGACCATGCAGTAGCGGCACCCGGCCTCGGCCAGCATGCTCGCGGGGACCTCGCCGGTGTAGGCTCCCGATTCCGGCCAGAGGTTCTGTGCGCCGCAGGACGCCCCGAGCTTCGTCGCCGTGCTTCCCAGCAGTGGGAACGGCACCAGCATCGACAGCAGGTGGCGCAGCTCCGGTTCCACGTCCCGTCGGATGCTGTCGATCCATCGCTCGGTCCGCTCCAACCCCAGGTGGGCCTTCGCGCTGACGCAGACGAGCCTCGGAGGGGGAGGGGCGTCCGCCGGTTCGGTGGTTCGGGCGTGTCGCTCGGTGGTGAGGTGTTCGGTTCGCGGCACTGTCGTCTCCTTGTGCGAATTGTCCGGTGGTTCGTGGGCTGAATCGCGATCAGTGGTCGGGTGGGGGCTCGGTCACCGGGGACGTGCTCGCCGGTGGGCCAACCGGCACCGGCCGGGGAACCGGCAGGGTCCGCGCCCCGGCGGTCGCGAGTGGTCGGCGCTGCGTCGTTGTCGGGGCTCCCTTACGCCTCGGTCGGGTGTCGTCGTCCGGAGCCGTCATTCGAGATTGGCGTGCCGACGTGCGGCTGACTCGCTGTCGACGTCCAGTTCGCCCGCGAGTGCGTTCGTCACGCAGTCGAACAGCAGGAAGGCGGTCTCCTCGAAGGCGGAGCCGGCGAACAGCGCCCCCTCGTCGGTGCTCCGAGCCGCGTCCTGTTCGACGGGAATCAGGTGGTCGGCGAGTTCGCCCAGCCGCGAGGTGCCGTCGCCGGTGACGGCCACGACGGTGGCGCCGACGTCGACCGCCTTCTCCGTGAGCAGCACGACGGTGCCGGTGTTGCCGGAGCGGCTGCAGCAGACGAGCACGTCGCCCGCCTCGATCGCTGGTGCGGTGCTGGACCCCACCACGTGACAGGTGACGCCGAGCTGGCTCAGGCGCATCCCGAAGGCTTCCGCCACCAGGCGGGAGCGTCCCGCGCCGAGCACGAACACCCGCTTCGCCCCCGCGAGGATCTCCACGATCCCGGCCACCGGTCGCGCGTCGATTTCCGAGATTTTCGTGAGCACTTCCTCGCCGCTCCGCCGCAGCAGTTCCGGAAGTCGCGCGAGCCCCCGCTCCGTCATGAGCTCTCCCCGGGGAACCGTCCGGCCAGCGCTTGCCGGATCCGCTCGACGGCGTCACGCGGTTCGGGCGAGCCGAGCACGTAACCACCGACGACCACGATGGACGGAGTCCCCGCCCGCAGCTCCCTCACCGACTCAGGGGTGATTCCGCCGGAGAGCTGGACGTCGCGGATTCCCATCGCTTCGCACACCGCCAGCTGTGTCGACAGGTCCTCGTTGTCCGCCCGTTCGTCCAGCCCGTTGTGTATTCCGACGTAGTCCGCACCGAGTTCCGACAGTCTGCGCAGCCGTCGACGGGTCGCCCTGGTTCCCACCAGGTCGCACACGACCTTCCCGCGGTACTGGTGGGCTCTGGCGACGGCACGGCTGATGGTCGTGTCCGCCGCCGTGGCGCAGACCGTGGTCATGTCGGCTCCCGCTTCGAGGACCAGCCGTGTCTCGTAGTCGGCGTCATCCATGGTCTTCGCGTCGGCCAGCACCAACGTTTCCGGCACCGTTCGTCGAAAACGCTCGATCACCCCGACGCCTTCGGTTTTCAGCATCGAGGTGCCGACTTCGGCGATGTCGATCACCGGGGCGATCTCGGCGAGAATCCGGGTCGCCTCCGAGGCGTCCACGAAGTCGAACGCGACCTGGAGCAACGGCTTCGTCCGGGGGAGCGTGCCCTCGGAGGCGGGTGGGTTCTCGGATCGGTTCTGGGTGAACAATGCCGCTCCTGTGGGGATGGTTTTCCGCCGGTTGGACGATGCTTCTTTCGCAAGCTAGGAACCGGGGTGGGCCGGGTCGAGTCGGTGTTTCGTGCGGCGGAACGTTCGGGTGCGGCTTCTCGGGGGAGTCGGCGAGGGCCGGGGTGTCTTCGGGTTCCGTTCGTGCCGATGTGTCGGCGAAGACATACTGGATTTGCTCATGTGGGGGTGTTAAAGATCCCTTTGGTCAACATGTAGTGTGTCACTGTCGACGGTTCACCGGCTTCCCGACAGTCGGTGTGCCAACAGGGAACCCGGTGGGAGTCCGGGACTGCCCCGCAGCGGTGAACGGGAACGAACGCCGTGCCACCCACTCGGGTGGTACCAGCACTGGACGCCGAGGTGTCCGGGAAGCGACGGTTATCAGGACCGGTGGCCGAGCCGCCGGAAGCCCGTGAGTCCGAAGACCTGCCGTCGATGCGCGCACGACCGTGCGCGCCGTCCGCGACCTCGCGGGAGGGTCCGCGCGAACCTGGCCGGACGCGCGTCGGAGTCCGACGCCGCGTCCCGTGGCCCTCGTGTGTTCCCGCCCGGTCCGGGCAACGGTTCGAACTCGCGAGGAGAGTGCACAGTGGCCCAAGCGTCCACCGACGTCGTGTCCGACACCCCCGACGTTCGCGTGAGCGGGCCAGACGGGGAACTCGAACGGCTGAACTGGGACAGGGTGTCCACGGTGGTGGAACAGGCCTGTGCCGGACTACCGGACGTATCGCCCGGGAGCGTGCTGCGGGAGGTGCGTCGCGACCTCTACGACGGCATCTCCCCCGACGAGCTGGCCACCGCGCTGATCATGGCGGCACGCACGCTCGTCGAAGCCGAACCGAACTACTCCTCGGTGGCGGCGCGCCTGCTGCTGGACGACCTCCGACGTGAGGCGCTCAGCCTGCTGGCGGGAGGACGGCGCGAGGCCGACCAGGAGCAGATGCGGCACCGCTACCCGGAGTACTTCGCCCGCTACGTGCGGCACGGCGTCGAGATCGGCCAGCTCGACCCGAGGCTCGGGGAGTTCGACCTGACGGAACTCGGTGCCGCCCTGCGCCCGGAGCGGGACACGCTGTTCGACTTCCTCGGCCTGCGTACGCTCTACGATCGCTACCTGCTGCACGACGGGGGAGCGCGTTACGAGCTGCCGCAGGCGTTCTTCATGCGGGTCGCCATGGGGTTGGCGCTGCACGAGGACGCCCGGGATCGGCGTGCCGTGGAGTTCTACGAGCTGCTGTCGGGCATGGACTTCATGTGCTCCACCCCGACCCTGTTCAACGCGGGGACCACCCGGCCCCAGCTGTCCTCCTGTTTTCTGACCACAGTCGATGACGATCTGCACGGTATCTTCCACGCGATCGGCAACAACGCGAAGCTGTCCAAGTACGCCGGGGGACTCGGCAACGACTGGACACCGGTGCGCGGTATCGGAGCCCACATCAACGGCACCAACGGGCAGTCCCAGGGGGTGGTGCCCTTCCTCAAGATCGCCAATGACACGGCGGTGGCGGTCAATCAGGGCGGTAAGCGAAAGGGCGCGGTGTGCGCCTACCTGGAAACCTGGCACATCGACATCGAGGAGTTCCTCGACCTGCGCAAGAACACCGGGGACGACCGCAGGCGCACTCACGACATGAACACCGCGAACTGGGTCCCCGACGAGTTCCTGCGCCGCGTCGAGGCCGACGAGAGCTGGACGCTGTTCTCCCCGGACGAGGTCGGTGACCTGCACGAGCTCTACGGCGCTGAGTTCGCCGAGCGCTACCGCGAGTACGAGCGCGCCGCCGAGCGCGGTGAGGTGAAGGTCCACCGCAGGGTGGCAGCGGTGGACCTGTGGCGCCGGATGCTGACCATGCTGTTCGAGACCGGGCACCCGTGGATCACGTTCAAGGACCCCTGCAACCTGCGTTCGCCGCAGCAGCACGCCGGTGTGGTGCACTCCTCCAACCTGTGCACCGAGATCACGCTCAACACCGACCGCGACGAGGTCGCGGTGTGCAACCTGGGCTCGATCAACCTCGCCAAGCACGTCACCGCGGACGGCATCGACCACGGGCGGCTGGAGCGCACCACGCGGACCGCCGTGCGGATGCTCGACAACGTCATCGACATCAACTTCTACACCATCCCGGAGGCCCGCGACTCCAACCTGCGGCACCGGCCCGTCGGACTGGGGATCATGGGGCTGACCGACGCGTTGTTCCGGCGCCGGATCCCCATGGCCTCGCAGCGGGCGGTGGAGTTCGCCGACCGGGGCATGGAGGAGATCAGCTACCACGCGATCTCGGCCTCGGTGGAGCTGGCCGCCGAACGCGGTCGTTACGACTCCTTCGAGGGGTCGCTGTGGAGCCGGGGTGTCCTGCCGCTGGACTCGCTGGAGCTGTTGCGCCGCGAACGCGGTGGTGACGTCGAACTGTCGACCTCGTCTACTTTGGATTGGGATTCGCTGCGCGAGCGGGTGCGGCGGGTGGGAATGCGCAACTCCAACGTGATGGCGATCGCTCCCACCGCCACGATCTCCAACATCTGCGGCGTCGGTCAGTCCATCGAGCCGCTGTACCGCAACCTCTACGTCAAGTCGAACATGTCCGGCGACTTCACGGTGATCAACCCGCACCTGGTAGCCGACCTCAAGCGGGCCGGACTGTGGGACCGGCGCATGGTCGACGAGCTGAAGTACTTCGACGGAGCCCTGGGGCCGATCGAGCGCATCCCGCAAGAACTCAAGGAGCTCTACGCCACGGCCTTCGAGATCGACTCCGACTGGCTCATCGAGGCCGCGGCGCGCAGGCAGAAGTGGATCGACCAGGCCCAGTCGTTGAACCTGTACCTCGCGCGGCCGAGCGGGCGCGAACTCGACCGCCAGTACCGCAGCGCCTGGCGCAAGGGGCTCAAGACCACCTACTACCTGCGCTCCAGCAGTGCTTCGGACGTCGAGAAGAGCACGCTGCGCGGCACCGACGGCAAGCTCAACGCCGTCTCGCCCACCGCGGTCCCCGCCGGGCGGGCGACCGACGGCGCGGCCTGCGCGGCCGAGGACCCGGAGTGCGAAGTCTGCCAGTGACCGGCCAGGCAGCACACGGGAGAGCTCGTCTTCCGGCTGGCTTCGGAAGGTGGCTCGGCGGGAGAGCCGCGCACCGCCGCGAACCGGAGCGGTTCGCGAAAATCACTCACAGGAGGACATGAGACCAGTATGACCCCGTTGAACGTGCCGGATGCCGCCGTCAACCCCGACACCAGCGGACTCGGTGAGATCGACCGTTCCGGCGCCCGCGTCGACGCCGCGGACAAAGCGATGATCAACTCGCGTGCCGACGTCAACCAGCTGCTGCCGCTGAAGTACGGCTGGGCCTGGGACAAGTACCTGGCCGGGTGCAACAACCACTGGATGCCCACCGAGGTCTCCATGCAGGCCGACATCGCGCTCTGGAAGTCCCCGGACGGGCTCACCGACGACGAGCGGTTGATGCTCAAGCGCAACCTCGGTTTCTTCGCCACGGCCGAGTCCCTGGTGGCCAACAACGTGGTGCTGGCGGTGTACCGGCACATCACCAATCCGGAGTGCAGGCAGTACCTGCTCCGCCAGGCCTTCGAGGAGGCGGTGCACACCCACACCTTCCAGTACGTCTGCGAGAGCCTGGGACTCGACGAGGGCGAGCTGTTCAACATGTACCGCGAGGTACCGTCCATAGCGGACAAGGACTCGTGGGCGCTGGGCTACACCAGGAACCTGGAGAACCCCGACTTCGCCACCGGAACACCGGAGGCCGACCAGGCCTTCCTGCGCGATCTCGTGGCGTTCTACGTGATCTTCGAGGGGATGTGGTTCTACACCGGCTTCGCGCAGATCCTCTCGCTGGGACGCCGGAACAAGATGGTCGGCATCGCCGAGCAGTACCAGTACATCCTGCGGGACGAGTCGATTCACCTCAACTTCGGAATCGACTGCATCAACCAGATCAAGCTCGAGAACCCCTGGCTGTGGACCACGGAGTTCCAGGAGGAGGTGCGGACGATGCTGACCGAGGCCTGCGAGCTGGAGGTTGCCTACGGCCGCGAGACCATGCCCCGGGGGATGCTCGGCCTCAACGTCGAACTGTGCGCCGAGTACATGCACTTCATCACCAACCGCCGTTGCGCCCAGCTCGGCCTCGAACCGGTTTTCGCCGAGACGGAGAACCCGTTCCCCTGGATGTCGGAGGCGGTGGACCTGAAGAAGGAGAAGAACTTCTTCGAGACCCGGGTGACCGAGTACCAGTCCGGAGCGGCGCTGGAGTGGGACTGAGCGGAACGGACCCGGTAGGCCCCGCGGGGCTCGGACCGCCGGACCGAGGGGCGCCGGCGGTCCGCGAGGCGGTTCGCGCTCAGCAGTCGTCGAGCATGCCCGACAGGGCGTTCTTCTCGGCCGAGTCGACGCTGAGTCCCCAAACGTGTTTCACGTTGATCCAGCCGCGCGCGTACACGCAGTGGTAGCCGGTGTTCGAGGGCTGCCAGGCGGCCGGGTCGTCGTCGCTCTTGGCCATGTTGGAAGTGCCGGAGACCGCGATCAGCTGCTGGGTGCTCAGGTCGTTGGCGAAGTCCTCGCGTTTCGCGTCGCTCCACCCGGCGGTGCCGGAGCGCCAGGACTCGGCGAGCGGGACCACGTGGTCGATGTGCACCTCGCTGGGATCGCTCACCCACCGCTGGTCGTAGACGCTGTACCAGCTCCCGGAGTCCGGATAGCAGTCCGGGCCGACGGAGACCCCGCTGCCGTCGCGTTTCAGCACGGTCTCCCTGGTGTCGCAGGTGCCCGTCCGGTTCGACCAGTGGGGGAACCTGTCCCGGTCGTAGCCGCTCATGGAGCCCTCGGCGCGCACCGCGAGCTCGGACAGCTGCTGTCGTGCGGTCGCCGCGCCGGGTGGGTCGGGCGGGTAGGCGGCGGCGGTCCCCGCCGAGGCGAGAACCAGGGTCACGGTGGACAACGTGGTGGTCAAAGCGATCGCGAGACGTCGCACGGCCGTTCTCCTCACGTGCTGGGGTGAGACGACCTCCGCAGCGTGACAAGCGAGGGCCAACACCGGTCGATATCGCGGTGAAGAGCCGATGATTTCGGGGCACCGTCCGTGGTGAACCCGACAGCCGGGACCCCGGCTGTCGGAAGCCCTTCGGTGAAACGTGCTCTCACCGGCTGCCGACTGGCGCGACCGCGCCGGCGAAACAGCGCTCGCCGGACCCCTCGGACATCCGCCGCCCCAGGTCCGGGGCAGCACCGCGAAGCCGCTGAACCCGGTGAACCCCACTCGTCCCTTCAGTGCTCGGCGCGGCTGTGGAGCTTCCGGAGGGAACCGACTGTGCCCTCCGGAAACCCGGGTCAGCCCGCTCGCCTCCGGCCGCGCCGCAGTCGCAGCACCGCCGAGAGGACCACCGCCACCAGCAGGACCGAGTAGATCCCCACCGCGAAGGGACTGGCCAGCAGCACGCCCACGTCCCCCTGACTCATCGCCATGGCCCGACGCAGCGAGGTCTCCGCGAGCGGCCCCAGGATCACGCCGATCAGCACCGGTGCGACCGGGAAGCCGTAGCGGCGCAGTAGGAAGCCGAGCGCTCCCACCACGTAGAGCAGCAGCACGTCGAACAGTGCCGACCTCGCGGTGTACACCCCGATGGTGGCGAACACGACGATCCCGGCGTAGAGGTAGTTGCGCGGTATCCGCAGCAGCTTCGCCCACACCGGTGCGAACGGCAGGTTCAGCACCAGCAGCATGACGCTGCCGATGAACAGGCTCGCCAGCAGTGCCCAGACCAGGTCGGACTCCTGGGTGAACAGCAGCGGTCCCGGACGCATCCCGTACTGCTGGAACGCGCCGAGCATGATCGCCGCGGTGGCCGAGGTGGGCAGTCCCAGCCCCAGCAGCGGCACCAGCGAGGTGGCCGTGGTCGCGTTGTTGGCCGCCTCCGGACCTGCCACGCCCTCTATGGCGCCCCGTCCGAACTCGTCGTCCCCACGACGTCCGGCCAGGGCCTTCTCGGTCCCGTAGGACAGGAACGTCGGGATCTCCGCGCCGCCCGCGGGGATCACGCCGAAGGGCACGCCCAGTGCGGTACCCCGCAGCCACGGCCGCCAGGACCGGCTCAAGTCGTTCCCGCTCAACCAGGGCCTGCCGGAGGCGACCGTCTCGGTGGCGGGGTTGCGCCGCGCCCGCGAGGCCACGTACAGCACCTCGCCGATCGCCAGCAGCCCCACCGTCACCACGACGATGCTGATCCCGTCCAGCAGCTGCGGGCTTCCCAGCGTGAAGCGCACCGCCCCGCTCTGCTCGTCGACGCCCACCATCGCCAGGGCCAGGCCGAGTCCCAGCCCGCTCAGGCCGCGCAGCACGTCACCGGTCACGACGGCCGAGGTGGCGAGGAAGGCCAGCACACTCAGTGCGAAGTACTCCGGCGGGCCGAATCCGACGGCGAGCTCGACCATCAGCGGCGAGAAGAACACCACGAGCGTGACGGCCACGATGCTCGACAGGAAGGATCCGAGCACGGCGGTGGCCAGCGCCTGCGGCGCCCTGCGGTTCCTGGCCATCAGGAACCCCTCGAACGCCGTGGCCATCGAGGAGCTCTGCCCCGGCGTGTTCAACAGGATGGCGGTGGTGGCACCGCCGAACTGGCCTCCGAAGTAGACCCCGGCGAACATGATGAAGGCCCCGGTAGGGTCCAGGCGGAAGGTGACCGGCACCAGCAGCGCGATCGCCATGGCGGTGCCGAGCCCGGGCAGCACGCCCACGACTGTCCCCAGCACCACACCGGCCAGGCACAGCAGCAGGTTGACCGGGGTGAGGGCGGCGCCGAAGCCGTCCAGCAGCAACGACAGCGTTTCCATCACAGCACCTCCAGCAGCAGTCCGGAGGGCAACGACAGCCCCAGCCCGGCGGAGAAGGCCAGCTGCACGGCCGAGGACACGATCACCGAGATCCCCAGGTCACGCAGTCTGTGCTCGCTGCCCAGCGCGCAGGAGACGCCCCAGAACAACAGCGCCCCCGCCACGATCCACCCGGCGGTGCGCAGCAGTGCCAGGTGAACCACCAGGCTCGCCGCGGTCAGCAGCAACGGTTTCCGGTCGCTGCCCGAGTGGGTGGCCCCGGGGTGTTCCTCGCTCGCCGCGTCGACCGTCCGGGTGCGGTGCCCGGCGAGTGTCGCCCGCACGGCCAGCGATATCCCCAGCGCCACCAGCAGCGTGCCCACCACGGTGGGGAAGAAGCGGGGGCCCAGGAAGCTCACCGAGGACGGCACGTCCATGGCGGCGGTCCGGACCAGCAGGAAACCGCCGATGGCGCCGACCAGCACTCCCACGAGCAGTTCACTGCTCCCGGTCCGGAACGAGGTGGAACCGCCCTCGTCATCTCGTTGCCGCGATGCGGTTCGTCGTACGAACGTGGTCATGACAGGCCCAGCTCCTCGCTGATTCTCTTGATGCGCGCCGTCTCGGACTCGAGGAAGCTCCGGAACTCGGCTCCGGTCTGGAAGGTGTCCTCCCAACCGTTGCGCTCCACGGCACCGCGCCACTGCTCGGTGTCGTGCACCCGCGTGACGATCTCCTCCAGCTCCGCGCGCTGTTCGACGGACAACCCGGGTGGGGCCACCACACCGCGCCAGTTCGCCAGCGTGGCGTCCACGCCCTGCTCGACGAAGGTCGGAACGTCGACCCCGTCGAGTGGTTCCTCGGCGGAGACGCCGAGCGCGCGCAGTTCGCCCGCCGCTATCTGCCCGGCGAACTCCGCGTAGCTGGAGACTCCGACGTCGAGACCACCGTCGAGCAGGCCGGTGACGACCTCACCGCCGCCCGAATAGGCGATGTAGTTGAGTTCGGAGGTCGGAACTCCGGCGGCGCGCGACAGCATCCCGGCGAACAGGTGATCGGTACCGCCCGCGGAACCACCGCCGAGCGCGACCGAACGCGGGGCCCGCCGCCAGGCGGACATGAGGTCCTCCACCGTCCGGAACGGCGAGTCCTTCGGCACCACCACGACCTCGTAGTCGTCCGCCAACCGCGCGATCGGGGTGACGTCGTCCAGCGTCGTCCGGGAGTCGGTGGTCTGGATGGCGCCGGTCATCACGGCCCCGCTCATCATCAGCTTGTTGCCGCTGCCGGACTGGTTCGCCAGCCGGGACAGCCCGATGGTGCCGCCCGCTCCCGGCACGTTGAGCACCTCGGTCGTCCGTGAGAGACCGTGCGCGTCGACGGAGCTCTGGATCTCCCTGGCCACGGTGTCCCAGCCACCGCCGGGATCGGCGGGTGCGATCAACCGCAGTTTGTCCCGGGGGCCGGTTCCGCCGGAGGCTTTCGTGTGGGCGTCGGCCAGCCCGGCCCCCACGACGACCACACCCAGGACCGCGGCGGTCAGGCGGAGGATCAGTCGTCCTGTCATGGTCCTTTCCTGCGAGAGTCCGGATTCTTCGACACGACTCCCAACCCGCTGGTCCCCGGTTCGGGCCACGGAGCCGGTGGAGGCGTTCGCCGCGACGTCATGAGGTGAACAGCACGTTGCGAGTCGTGGATCACAGGGTGTGGGCCTCCCCGGTTCGTGGGGAATGTGGTGTTCATAAACGCAGTACTGGTCGTTGTGGTCACGGCGTTCGCGGGGTTGTCGCAGCGCACCTCGGCACTGTGGTTTCCGGGGACGTCGCGCTGCCGTTACGGTCGGACGGTCGTCGACCGTGGGAGGGATGGACGTCATCGCCGAGGGCAACACCACGCGGAACCGCGGACCGGCGCGCCGCTGGCCGCTGGCAGGGCAGTTCTTCGCGCTGCAGCTGGTGCTCGTCGTACTCGCGCTCGTCGCCAGCGGGCTGTTCTGGTGGCGGAACACCCGTGCCGAGCTCGACGAGCAATACGCGCAGCGCGTGCTGGCGATCGCCGAGTCGGTGGCCACGCTGCGCACGGTGCGCGAGGCCTTCGACGACCCGAAACCGGAGAACACCATCGCGCCGCTGGCCGAGCGGATACGCCGCGCCACCGGCGCCTCGTTCATCGTCGTCGCCAACAGGCGGCAGATCCGCTACTCACACCCCGACCCGGAGCGCATCGGTCACCGGTTGTCCACCGACGCCGCCCCGGCACTGGCGGGCGACGTCTGGACCGGGGTCCAGACCGGCACCACCGGGCGCTCCATGCGCGCCAAGGTGCCAGTGCTCGACGAGGCGGGGAAGGTCATCGGCGTCGTCTCCGTCGGGGTGCCCGTCGCCACGGTCAGCCAGGAAGTGGCCCAGAGCCTTCCCGAGCTGATGGGAACCGTGCTGACCCTGGTGGTGCTGGGTTCGCTCGGCACCTACCTCGTCTTCCGGCGGATGCGCAGGCAGACCTTCGGCATGGCCGCCGACGAGATCGGCAGGTTGGTCGAGCACCGGGTGGCCATGCTGCACGCGCTCAAGGAGGGCGTGGTGGCCTTCGACCCGTCGGGAAGGATCACCCTGGTCAACGACGAGGCCCACCGGCTGCTCGGCCTGCCGCCGGACGCGGAGGGGAGGTACCTCGACGAGCTCGAACTGCCGGAACGGTTGCACGAGGTGCTGGCGGGCCAGGCCGACGGCACCGACCAGATCGTGCTGCGGCGGGGACGGGTGCTGGCGCTGAACCGGATGCCGATCCGGCCGGACAGCACCGAGGGCGGTTCGGTGGTGACCCTGCGCGACCGAACCCAGCTCGACCAACTCGCCCAGGAACTCGACGGCGCGCGCACCACCACCGACGCCCTGCGCGCCCAGGCGCACGAGTTCTCCAACCGGATACACACCATCGCCGGGCTGCTGGAACTCGGCGAGTACGAGCAGGCACGTACCTTCGTCGACGAGCTCAGCGCCTCGCACGGGCGGTTCACCGAGGACCTCACCACCCGGGTGCGCGACGCCGCCGTCGCCGCACTGCTGCTGGCCAAGTCCGCCGCGGCCACCGAACGGGGCGCCGAGTTCGTGCTCGGCACCGACACCGGCCTCGACGCGCTGCCGTCCACCACCGCCAGGGACGACCTGATCCTGGTGGTCGGCAATCTCAT
The nucleotide sequence above comes from Actinopolyspora erythraea. Encoded proteins:
- a CDS encoding Bug family tripartite tricarboxylate transporter substrate binding protein — its product is MTGRLILRLTAAVLGVVVVGAGLADAHTKASGGTGPRDKLRLIAPADPGGGWDTVAREIQSSVDAHGLSRTTEVLNVPGAGGTIGLSRLANQSGSGNKLMMSGAVMTGAIQTTDSRTTLDDVTPIARLADDYEVVVVPKDSPFRTVEDLMSAWRRAPRSVALGGGSAGGTDHLFAGMLSRAAGVPTSELNYIAYSGGGEVVTGLLDGGLDVGVSSYAEFAGQIAAGELRALGVSAEEPLDGVDVPTFVEQGVDATLANWRGVVAPPGLSVEQRAELEEIVTRVHDTEQWRGAVERNGWEDTFQTGAEFRSFLESETARIKRISEELGLS
- a CDS encoding tripartite tricarboxylate transporter TctB family protein; the protein is MTTFVRRTASRQRDDEGGSTSFRTGSSELLVGVLVGAIGGFLLVRTAAMDVPSSVSFLGPRFFPTVVGTLLVALGISLAVRATLAGHRTRTVDAASEEHPGATHSGSDRKPLLLTAASLVVHLALLRTAGWIVAGALLFWGVSCALGSEHRLRDLGISVIVSSAVQLAFSAGLGLSLPSGLLLEVL
- a CDS encoding ATP-binding protein, with the translated sequence MDVIAEGNTTRNRGPARRWPLAGQFFALQLVLVVLALVASGLFWWRNTRAELDEQYAQRVLAIAESVATLRTVREAFDDPKPENTIAPLAERIRRATGASFIVVANRRQIRYSHPDPERIGHRLSTDAAPALAGDVWTGVQTGTTGRSMRAKVPVLDEAGKVIGVVSVGVPVATVSQEVAQSLPELMGTVLTLVVLGSLGTYLVFRRMRRQTFGMAADEIGRLVEHRVAMLHALKEGVVAFDPSGRITLVNDEAHRLLGLPPDAEGRYLDELELPERLHEVLAGQADGTDQIVLRRGRVLALNRMPIRPDSTEGGSVVTLRDRTQLDQLAQELDGARTTTDALRAQAHEFSNRIHTIAGLLELGEYEQARTFVDELSASHGRFTEDLTTRVRDAAVAALLLAKSAAATERGAEFVLGTDTGLDALPSTTARDDLILVVGNLIDNALESLEAGSGRVRVSLRSVTENGTAATRVEVGDSGAGIAPELVDEVFRAGFTTKVAQHGGTGGLGLALVRQTCRNRGGWVRADNDDGAVFTALLPVVGDLTEEPEPGGAPGVDRQPSSWSCR
- a CDS encoding tripartite tricarboxylate transporter permease, with translation METLSLLLDGFGAALTPVNLLLCLAGVVLGTVVGVLPGLGTAMAIALLVPVTFRLDPTGAFIMFAGVYFGGQFGGATTAILLNTPGQSSSMATAFEGFLMARNRRAPQALATAVLGSFLSSIVAVTLVVFFSPLMVELAVGFGPPEYFALSVLAFLATSAVVTGDVLRGLSGLGLGLALAMVGVDEQSGAVRFTLGSPQLLDGISIVVVTVGLLAIGEVLYVASRARRNPATETVASGRPWLSGNDLSRSWRPWLRGTALGVPFGVIPAGGAEIPTFLSYGTEKALAGRRGDDEFGRGAIEGVAGPEAANNATTATSLVPLLGLGLPTSATAAIMLGAFQQYGMRPGPLLFTQESDLVWALLASLFIGSVMLLVLNLPFAPVWAKLLRIPRNYLYAGIVVFATIGVYTARSALFDVLLLYVVGALGFLLRRYGFPVAPVLIGVILGPLAETSLRRAMAMSQGDVGVLLASPFAVGIYSVLLVAVVLSAVLRLRRGRRRAG